A genomic stretch from Anoplolepis gracilipes chromosome 16, ASM4749672v1, whole genome shotgun sequence includes:
- the LOC140674692 gene encoding tyrosine-protein kinase receptor torso-like, producing MQYLKLENNIFTYYWVTGIILSICYNARQLFIVFQESCRDSCPQPTDGFEPYPTINEEAGANVSLHCRGTNSLIIKHTPGIYVIEQSIAVDKWGVIAVSNGGLSTFSNLTADTLYRYRLRRLTQHGVSLAETSDWFLTYAVDYQPRKVDHISLLKIEEESKNVCELQAKIIFEPAEDRSCNYNILFWSGEHNLINFDLKKSLDFHFFLRRLRYEQNNTVSIRSGNDNFSKISNATIFTFVTPSCLEVHHNLSICAPEKVKGLQAKHIQKHQGLYDIAVSWNRPILQPDNYTLQLDSLRHEPCLLIVSGDALEAFFLNVEVRSQYEISIVAESTGGVSLQSTISGNIDEVVELSYREIIIALPTLMIIAVVFGVICIKHHNKKNKHIDMDYMHFEDSMDSLKKPLKREYAVKNADTLLPYDKFELNPQKLKLRGVLGSGAYGIVRLASLQDEFGAITDVAVKMMKDDPTIEDIKSFHQEISMMRSAGQHPNIVSLIGYCTLYNKPLLVVEYCSKGDLQTYLRTVWQNLVNAVFERRTHLKFEPLSFANKGTHQGKSESFCENTRTITNRLYDIQQDVIKYTENITSADLLNFARQVATGMEFLSSNRIVHRDLAARNVLVRPDRVVKISDFGLSRDIYQENVYRKKGDGKLPLKWMAIEALTHQIYTTYSDVWAFGILLWEIVTLGAMPYPGTPTNRILQLLKSGYRMERPPNCGRELYNIMYSCWNLRPQSRPTFTELKQSLDKLLSNYSENKYLNLCEILQESADETNEER from the exons atgcaatatttaaaattggaaaataatatcttcACATATTACTGGGTGACAGGTATAATTTTGTCTATCTGTTATAACGCGCGTCAATTATTTATCGTCTTTCAGGAGTCATGTCGAGATAGCTGTCCACAACCTACGGATGGATTTGAGC CTTATCCGACAATAAACGAGGAAGCTGGCGCAAATGTTAGTTTGCACTGCAGAGGAACGAACTCGCTAATAATTAAACACACTCCTGGGATCTACGTTATTGAGCAAAGCATTGCCGTTGATAAGTGGGGTGTAATTGCAGTG aGCAATGGCGGATTATCGACATTTTCAAATTTGACAGCGGATACACTTTATCGTTATCGTTTACGCAGATTAACACAGCATGGAGTTTCATTAGCCGAAACGTCAGATTGGTTTTTAACTTATGCAG ttGATTATCAACCACGCAAAGTTGATCACATTTCACTTTTGAAGATCGaagaagaaagtaaaaatgtttGCGAATTacaagcaaaaattatttttgagcCTGCTGAAG ATCGAAgctgcaattataatatattattttggtcTGGGGAACATAACTTGATTaatttcgatttaaaaaaa TCTTTAGATTTCCACTTTTTTCTCAGACGCTTACGATACGAGCAAAACAATACCGTATCGATCCGATCGGGTAATGATAACTTCTCGAAAATTAGTAATGCAACGATATTTACTTTTGTCACACCATCGTGCTTGGAAGTTCATCACAACTTAAGCATCTGTG CACCTGAAAAAGTAAAAGGTTTGCAAGCGAAACATATTCAAAAACATCAAGGATTATACGATATCGCGGTCAGCTGGAACAGACCCATTTTACAACCAGACAATTATACATTACAACTTGACTCGCTTCGACACGAACCGTGTCTATTGATTGTATCTGGA gatGCACTCGAAGCTTTCTTCTTGAACGTCGAAGTAAGATCGCAATACGAAATCAGTATCGTAGCGGAATCAACGGGTGGTGTAAGTTTACAGTCAACTATATCGGGAAATATCGATGAAGTAGTAG AGCTATCTTATCGCGAGATTATCATAGCATTACCGACATTAATGATCATTGCGGTAGTGTTTGGGGTAATTTGCATAAAGCATCATAACAAGAAGAATAAACATATTGATATGGATTACATGCATTTTGAG gATTCTATGGATTCTCTAAAGAAACCTTTAAAGCGAGAATATGCGGTTAAAAATGCAGACACCCTTTTGCCGTATGATAAATTTGAGCTTAATCCTCAAAAGCTGAAACTTAGAGGTGTATTGGGCAGTGGAGCATACGGTATTGTCAGACTTGCCTCGCTGCAAGATGAATTTGGCGCTATCACAGATGTAGCTGTTAAAATGATGAAAG ACGATCCAACGATAGAGGATATAAAAAGCTTTCATCAAGAAATTTCAATGATGAGGTCCGCAGGTCAGCATCCAAACATAGTATCTTTAATCGGATACTGCACTTTGTATAATAAACCTTTATTAGTAGTGGAATACTGCAGCAAGGGAGACCTACAAACGTATTTAAGAACG GTTTGGCAGAATTTAGTAAATGCCGTATTCGAACGTAGGACTCATTTGAAATTCGAACCGCTGTCCTTTGCCAATAAAGGCACACATCAAG GAAAGAGCGAATCTTTCTGTGAGAACACACGCACAATCACCAATCGCCTATATGATATTCAGCaag atgtaataaaatatacagagaATATTACTTCCGCCGATTTACTGAATTTCGCTAGACAAGTAGCTACAGGAATG gAATTTTTATCTTCCAATCGGATAGTACATCGTGATTTGGCTGCTCGTAATGTATTAGTGCGACCGGATAGAGTGgtgaaaatttcagattttgGTCTCAGTCGTGATATCTATCAAGAAAATGTTTATCGAAAGAAAGGAGATGGTAAATTACCTTTGAAATGGATGGCAATCGAGGCTTTAACGCATCAAATATATACCACTTACAGCGATGT atGGGCTTTTGGCATTTTATTATGGGAAATAGTCACTTTAGGTGCAATGCCATATCCTGGGACTCCCACAAATAGAATTTTACAACTTCTCAAATCTGGATATCGGATGGAAAGACCACCAAACTGCGGTCGAGaact gtataatataatgtattcgtGTTGGAATCTGAGACCACAAAGTAGACCGACTTTTACCGAATTGAAACAAAGCTTAGACAAATTGCTCAGTAATTATTCGGAAAACAAATACTTGAATCTGTGTGAGATTCTACAAGAATCAGCTGATGAAACTAATGAGGAAAGATAG
- the LOC140674695 gene encoding dolichyl-diphosphooligosaccharide--protein glycosyltransferase subunit 4, which yields MITDVQLAVFCNILGVALFFLVFLFHYINANYSK from the coding sequence ATGATCACGGACGTACAGTTAGCCGTATTCTGCAACATCCTGGGAGTTGCGCTATTTTTCTTAGTATTTCTGTTTCACTATATAAATGccaattattcgaaataa